A window of Buchnera aphidicola (Cinara confinis) genomic DNA:
TAATCAACGACACATATTAAAAAATAATTCTATCAACCATTTTAGACTTATTATTGTATCAAAAAATTTTAATAATCTTTCTTTAATTTATAGGCATAAAAAAATTTATTCAATATTATCTCAATATATTCCAAATAAAATATATTCTTTACAAATATTTCCCTATGACATTCAAGAATGGATAAAAATACCGAAAAAAATAAATAGAGCAATACAATGTTCAAGAAAAAATCTATAATAAAATCAACTCAAAAAAAATAAAACTGTCAAAT
This region includes:
- a CDS encoding BolA family protein, producing MKKIIYKKIKSKINIFYLKIYDDNQRHILKNNSINHFRLIIVSKNFNNLSLIYRHKKIYSILSQYIPNKIYSLQIFPYDIQEWIKIPKKINRAIQCSRKNL